GCCCAGTCTGATGTCCCATTTATGACGCTTGAAAACAGAGCGCAACGTTTTGGAGACTTCGGGATCTTCATACACAGCTATTCTGTCAAGAGCGTCCACGATTGTAATTTTCGTTCCGGTTCTATGGGCAATTTGAGCCATTTCTAAACCGATAAAACCTGCTCCGATGACGAGAAGTGATTCAGGCATTTCAGTGAGTCCAAGAAAGCCTGTGTTGTCTAAAACCGTCTCATTGTCAGGCTCGAGTCCTGGGAAAACAGTGGGATGCGAACCTGTCGCCAGTACAAGGTTTTTATATTCTAAAATAGCGGTTTCGTTCGGGTGGGAAACTTCTATTTTACCTTGTTCAATGATTTTTGCGGTAGCAGGGTAGAAATCAATTCCCAGGGCTTTAAGCTTTTGCGCCATCGCTTTACGGGTTGCACCGATAAAGCGGTCTTTTTTTGTGCAAAGAGCTTCAAAATTTATTTTTATTTCACCTGTCGCAACTCTCGCTTTGACCTGCGCAGCAAGGTCTTCAACCGGAGAGGTTGCGCCAAGATAAAGTTTTGTGGGGATGCAGCCTACATTCACACATGTTCCGCCGAGAAGATCTTTTTCTACCAAGGCAACTTTGATTCCGAATGTTGCAGCTTCTGTTGCTGCGTCAAAGCCGCCCGGGCCGGCTCCTACGACCACGAGGTCGTAGGAGCGGATTCCGGTTGGTAAATTATTTAATGTCATCAGTGATCACCATGTCGCGCGCAGCTTTTGTTTCATCCAGTCTACTGACTGGAAGAGTAACAGGGGCGTTCTTGATAAAATCAGGATTTTGGTTTGAAAGCTTTGCGATTTCAATCAAATCATTAATGAATAGGTCGAGAGTTTCTTTACTTTCAGTTTCAGTCGGCTCAATCATCATACATTCCTTAACAATAAGCGGGAAGTAGATGGTAGGGGCATGATGTCCCTTGTCGAGAAGAGCTTTTGCCACATCCAGAGCGCGTACTCCGTTTTTGGCTTGATTTACTGCTGAAAGAACGAATTCGTGCATACAGATGCGGTTGTAAGGAATCTCAAAGTATTTTTCGAGTCTTTTGCGCATGTAGTTTGCATTGAGAACAGCATTTTCAGTTGCTCTGATAAGACCTTCGCGGCCTAGGCGGAGCATGTAGGCGTAAGCTTTTAGGTAAACA
Above is a window of Maridesulfovibrio ferrireducens DNA encoding:
- a CDS encoding NAD(P)/FAD-dependent oxidoreductase — its product is MTLNNLPTGIRSYDLVVVGAGPGGFDAATEAATFGIKVALVEKDLLGGTCVNVGCIPTKLYLGATSPVEDLAAQVKARVATGEIKINFEALCTKKDRFIGATRKAMAQKLKALGIDFYPATAKIIEQGKIEVSHPNETAILEYKNLVLATGSHPTVFPGLEPDNETVLDNTGFLGLTEMPESLLVIGAGFIGLEMAQIAHRTGTKITIVDALDRIAVYEDPEVSKTLRSVFKRHKWDIRLGVKVKSVTAENGKAVLRTEDGDEIIADKALIAIGRRPNSKEIGLENCGASTVGPGFVKVDENLEAAPHIYAIGDLNGKTLLAHAASHQAGYVVRRITGKDKGPYTHAPIPSILYGSPETMRVGQMVTDLEGKGEIKVSSFQLVANPIAQSYAATQGFVKVVWLDDKVTGITAVGHHVSGFTTAAAMIVQEAWTEEDLHKVIFPHPSLDEALLGALKAEKQPPK